TCCATCGGGTCGAGTGCGACGCCTTCGACCCGGGCTTCGTCGTAGCCCTGGACGAAGCGCTCGTGGACGAGCGGCACGAGCGCGTCGGCGCCCAGGACGGCGGCCTCGGCGGTCATCTCGGCGCCGTGGCGGGCGTCGGTGGCGCGCAGTGAGGCGGCCTTGTCCACGGCCGCGTCGACGTTCCTGTCGCAGAGCTGGGAGATGTTGAAGCTGCCGTCGCAGGTGAAGTCGGAGGAGAGGTAGGAGACGGGGTCGGCGGTGTCCAGGAGGGTGTTGCGGGCCTGGATGAACGCGTCGTACTTCCCGGCGAGCGCGTCGGCCTCCATCTGCGCGTAGTCGCGGACCACCTGCTTGACGGTGAAGCCGCGCTTCTCCAGCTGCTGCTGGACGAGCGTCGCGACTTCGGGGAGTTCGGGCCGGTTGGTGTAGGTGGCGAGGACGATCTCCTTCGTCTTCGCCACCTCCTCGCGGCTGGCGGACGGGGTGCGTCCGGTGGGTGCGGTGCGCTTGCCGGCGGCCCAGGGGATGCCGGGGCCGAGCAGTCCCTTCGCGGTGTCCGCGCGGCCCTCGTAGACCCCGTCGACCAGGGCCTCGGAGTCGATGGCCTCGCGGGCGGCGGCGCGCATGGCCGGGTCGGCGAAGACCCCGTGCTCCGTGTTGAGCGAGAGGCCGTTGGTCCGGGCGGAGGGGAACTCGTGGACGTACGGGTCACCGAGGAGGGAGGCCTGTGCGATCGGCACGTACTCGGCGACGTCGACGGCCTTCGTGCGCAGCGCGTTGGCGCGGGCGGTGCCGTCGGCGGCGAAGGTGACGTCGACGCCGGGGGCCTTCGCCTTGTCGCCCCAGTAGTCGGCGTTGCGTTCGAGGGTGGCGGAGACCGCGCCATTCACTCCGGCCAGGGTGAACGGG
The DNA window shown above is from Streptomyces sp. Alt3 and carries:
- a CDS encoding ABC transporter substrate-binding protein, giving the protein MPTSRRFPLPVAAATAALLLPLAACSSSNGSGASGDAQRLRVVMAFPPAQAMSPYGDDAVTLSRLAVIEGLTTLDRNGAAGPALATSWKQDNPTTWTFTLRDAVFQDGAKVDADAVVRSLTAAGKASPLPRVLSDTALTATATGTDTVRIVTKAEDPLLPQRLANPSLTILSAGAYGNGKVNPAGHATGPFTLAGVNGAVSATLERNADYWGDKAKAPGVDVTFAADGTARANALRTKAVDVAEYVPIAQASLLGDPYVHEFPSARTNGLSLNTEHGVFADPAMRAAAREAIDSEALVDGVYEGRADTAKGLLGPGIPWAAGKRTAPTGRTPSASREEVAKTKEIVLATYTNRPELPEVATLVQQQLEKRGFTVKQVVRDYAQMEADALAGKYDAFIQARNTLLDTADPVSYLSSDFTCDGSFNISQLCDRNVDAAVDKAASLRATDARHGAEMTAEAAVLGADALVPLVHERFVQGYDEARVEGVALDPMERTLITADTRIG